In bacterium, a genomic segment contains:
- a CDS encoding cytochrome P450: MSDELLLRIVTDPEVYADPYPLLRELRETAPVHKLSFADYWVLTRYEDCRMALRDHRMGNAEPGDEVPTLTAERVRTPNEERTFLFLNPPDHTRLRSLVSRAFTPRRVEGLRTAVEEMTSELLDSLAASGGGDLMDQLAFPLPANVISELVGVPRSDRDWLRPLVSDLAGSLEPNQSAEEQERAEASGVKVKAYFDDLIDRRRIEPRDDLLSALIAASDGEDRLTQREIGLTLSLIYAAGFETTTNLIGNMVDTLIRHPDELARLRADRSLVPGAVNEVLRFQPPVQVDARYTFEDVEIGGHAIAKGSMVLMLLGAANRDPEAIDAPDRFDIGRQEAPLLSFGSGIHYCLGASLARLEGHVVLAGLLDRFETWTPTEVDPPWKPRITLRGLSRLPVALS, translated from the coding sequence ATGAGCGACGAGCTGCTGCTTCGGATCGTCACCGATCCGGAGGTGTACGCCGATCCCTATCCGCTGCTGCGGGAACTTCGGGAGACGGCGCCGGTACACAAGCTGAGCTTCGCCGACTATTGGGTGCTCACCCGGTACGAGGACTGTCGAATGGCACTGCGGGATCACCGGATGGGCAACGCCGAACCCGGAGACGAGGTTCCGACGCTCACTGCTGAGAGAGTGCGAACTCCCAACGAAGAGCGGACCTTCTTGTTCTTGAACCCTCCCGACCACACTCGCCTGCGCTCTCTGGTCAGCCGGGCGTTCACCCCTCGACGGGTTGAAGGCCTGCGGACCGCGGTGGAGGAAATGACCTCCGAGCTGCTGGATTCGCTGGCCGCCTCCGGTGGGGGAGATCTGATGGATCAGTTGGCGTTTCCCCTGCCGGCCAATGTCATCAGCGAACTGGTGGGGGTTCCCCGGTCCGACCGCGATTGGCTGCGTCCATTGGTGTCGGATCTGGCCGGCTCCCTTGAGCCGAACCAAAGCGCCGAAGAGCAGGAACGAGCGGAGGCCTCGGGAGTCAAGGTAAAGGCGTACTTCGACGATCTGATCGACCGGCGGCGGATCGAGCCCCGCGACGACCTGCTATCTGCGCTGATTGCGGCCAGCGACGGCGAGGACCGGCTCACCCAGCGAGAGATCGGGCTCACGCTGTCGCTGATCTACGCCGCGGGTTTCGAGACCACCACCAACCTGATTGGCAACATGGTTGACACGCTCATCCGGCATCCCGACGAGCTGGCCCGGCTGCGGGCCGATCGGTCGCTGGTGCCTGGCGCGGTGAACGAGGTGCTGCGCTTTCAGCCTCCCGTGCAGGTGGACGCCCGCTACACCTTCGAGGACGTGGAGATCGGCGGGCACGCCATCGCCAAGGGAAGCATGGTGCTGATGCTCCTGGGGGCGGCCAACCGCGATCCCGAAGCTATAGACGCTCCCGATCGGTTCGACATCGGTCGACAGGAAGCACCGCTGCTGTCGTTTGGCTCGGGCATCCACTACTGCCTGGGGGCATCACTGGCCCGCCTCGAAGGCCATGTGGTGCTCGCTGGCCTGCTCGACCGCTTCGAAACCTGGACCCCGACCGAAGTCGACCCTCCCTGGAAGCCCCGCATCACCCTGAGAGGCCTGAGCCGTCTTCCGGTAGCTCTCAGCTAA
- a CDS encoding ribbon-helix-helix protein, CopG family, whose amino-acid sequence MRTQIALEPEQHAGVKRKAAELGISMAEYIRRLVERDLAAPRSQADISDIFALGGSGGSDIAAEGKSAIAEAVEADWIRRTR is encoded by the coding sequence ATGCGTACGCAGATTGCCCTAGAGCCTGAACAACACGCTGGAGTAAAGCGAAAGGCCGCTGAGCTGGGCATCAGCATGGCCGAATATATTCGCCGACTCGTTGAACGCGATCTCGCTGCCCCCAGATCCCAGGCCGACATTTCCGACATATTCGCACTGGGAGGTTCTGGGGGCAGCGATATTGCCGCGGAGGGCAAATCGGCAATTGCCGAGGCGGTTGAAGCGGACTGGATTCGACGCACGCGATGA
- a CDS encoding acyl-CoA dehydrogenase family protein has protein sequence MAWDFSTDPEFQDHLDWLTELMHTEIEPLDHYFRGRSPFDKSDEEVQSHLRRIQQKVKDRGLWACHLKPEMGGMGFGQVQLALMNEILGRSTFGPSAFGSQAPDSGNAEILAHYANDEQKEKYLKPLLAGEISTCYSMTEPQGGSDPNHFTCTAHRDGDEWVINGEKWFASNYPRAEFLIVMLITNPDVSVYRGSSMMLVPHDVPGLELVRNVGVGGERRGHGGHSYLRFNECRVPIENLMGEEGAGFKIAQTRLGGGRVHHAMRSVGTAKKAFDMMCERALSRETKGSLLAEKQAVQHMIADSWIQIEQFRLQVLHAAWQIDQSDTSKARLYIAGVKVATPRVLMDVVFRSMQIHGSLGMSNETPLANMWMMAPTFGVADGPTEVHKDTIAKQVLKDYRPSEGLFPTEHLPAKIEWATQVMAERIEEELLNA, from the coding sequence ATGGCCTGGGATTTTTCTACTGACCCTGAGTTTCAAGACCACCTGGATTGGCTCACCGAGCTGATGCACACCGAGATCGAGCCACTGGACCACTATTTCCGGGGTCGGTCGCCGTTCGACAAGTCCGACGAGGAGGTGCAGAGCCACCTGCGCCGCATCCAGCAGAAGGTCAAGGACCGGGGGCTGTGGGCCTGCCACCTCAAGCCGGAGATGGGGGGCATGGGGTTCGGCCAAGTGCAGCTGGCGCTGATGAACGAGATTTTGGGCCGCTCCACGTTCGGCCCCTCGGCGTTTGGCAGCCAGGCGCCCGACTCGGGCAACGCCGAGATTTTGGCCCACTACGCCAACGACGAGCAGAAGGAGAAGTACCTAAAGCCTCTGCTGGCCGGAGAGATCTCCACCTGCTACTCCATGACCGAGCCCCAGGGCGGCTCCGATCCCAACCACTTCACCTGCACCGCCCATCGAGACGGCGACGAGTGGGTGATCAACGGCGAGAAGTGGTTCGCCTCCAACTACCCGCGGGCCGAGTTCCTCATCGTCATGCTCATCACCAACCCCGACGTGTCGGTGTACCGGGGATCGTCCATGATGCTGGTGCCCCACGACGTCCCCGGCTTGGAGCTGGTGCGCAACGTGGGCGTGGGCGGCGAGCGCCGGGGCCACGGTGGCCACAGCTATCTGCGGTTCAACGAGTGCCGGGTTCCAATCGAAAACCTCATGGGCGAAGAGGGGGCCGGGTTCAAGATCGCCCAGACCCGCTTGGGCGGGGGCCGGGTACACCACGCAATGCGCTCGGTGGGCACGGCCAAGAAGGCGTTCGACATGATGTGCGAGCGGGCCCTCAGCCGGGAGACCAAGGGATCGCTGTTGGCCGAGAAGCAGGCGGTGCAGCACATGATCGCCGACTCGTGGATCCAGATCGAGCAGTTCCGCTTGCAGGTGCTGCACGCCGCCTGGCAGATCGACCAGTCCGACACCTCCAAGGCTCGGCTCTACATCGCCGGAGTGAAGGTGGCCACCCCCCGGGTGCTGATGGACGTGGTTTTCCGCTCCATGCAGATCCACGGCTCGCTGGGAATGTCCAACGAGACCCCGCTGGCCAACATGTGGATGATGGCTCCCACCTTCGGGGTGGCCGACGGCCCCACCGAGGTCCACAAGGACACCATCGCCAAGCAGGTGCTCAAGGACTACCGGCCTTCTGAGGGGCTGTTCCCCACCGAGCACCTGCCCGCCAAGATCGAATGGGCCACCCAGGTGATGGCCGAGCGCATCGAAGAGGAGCTGCTGAACGCCTGA
- a CDS encoding FAD-dependent oxidoreductase → MRDEVQVVIIGGGAMGAGLFYYLAHEGWTDTVLVEKGELCSGSTWHAAGLIPHFIGSLNMAKCHQVAPDLYDSIEAETGLASGWHGTGAIRLALDRHQVDWFRYVSGMLDLVGVENHLIEPKEILDHWPFMDVSDVLMGCWTPNDGWTDPSSVTQAMVKGARQLGGEVYRNTLVTDMNQLPDHRWELVCEVGGETHRIVAEHVVNAAGCYAPQLGAMVGLDVPIVSVIHQYLITEPMAEMKELGDFDPPVIRDPRASAYYRREIDSLLVGPYERENAQTYGLEGIDWDKHFYLTPPDLDQLMPWLIEAGKRIPAFADAGIKTVVSGPITHTPDSGYLMGPAPGLRNYWLCAGASIGITQGPGAGKYLAQWMVHGQTEINVAEMDPRRFGDHCGPTGRYAIEKAIDEFHEMYATRLPGEQRFAGRPQKTDPIYDRLDARQAQWMEIFGWERPQYYGEPEAHTFRHSNAFDIVGAECRATRARAGIADLTAFSKFEVTGADAEALLDRLTANRMPAKDGGMRLTHFLTTLGGIETEMTITRLAPDRFYLNSAIVGQFHDRDWLTHHVADGEDVTVLDRTDDMGILAVSGPLSRKILAPLTDAELEAPGFRWLTGQEINVAGVPCLALRVSYVGELGWELHHFQEHTAELYDALVESGEPLGMVHYGAYAMNTMRIEKAYKAMGFELTTEITPVEADLGRFVDWSGEFQGKEASEERLAMGDDIEMILVYCEVDTTDNDCRGNEPVYDGDELIGLTTSGTWGHTTGRGLAFAYVKPQYKAPGTRFEVQLMSDRRPAMVLDGPAYDPDNEKPRA, encoded by the coding sequence GTGCGCGACGAAGTCCAGGTTGTGATCATCGGCGGCGGGGCCATGGGCGCGGGCCTCTTCTACTACCTGGCCCACGAGGGTTGGACCGACACCGTGCTGGTGGAGAAGGGAGAGCTGTGCTCGGGCTCCACCTGGCATGCCGCGGGCCTCATCCCCCACTTCATCGGCAGTCTGAACATGGCCAAGTGCCACCAGGTGGCCCCCGACCTCTACGACAGCATCGAAGCCGAGACTGGGCTGGCCAGCGGTTGGCACGGCACCGGGGCCATTCGCCTGGCCCTCGACCGCCATCAGGTGGACTGGTTCCGCTACGTGAGCGGGATGCTCGATCTGGTGGGGGTGGAGAACCACCTAATCGAGCCCAAGGAGATCCTCGACCACTGGCCGTTCATGGACGTGTCCGACGTGCTGATGGGGTGCTGGACCCCCAACGACGGCTGGACTGATCCGTCCAGCGTGACCCAGGCCATGGTCAAAGGGGCCCGGCAGTTGGGCGGCGAGGTCTATCGCAACACGCTGGTCACCGATATGAACCAGCTTCCCGATCACCGTTGGGAGCTGGTCTGCGAAGTGGGCGGCGAGACCCACCGAATCGTGGCTGAGCACGTGGTGAACGCGGCCGGGTGCTACGCCCCCCAGCTCGGCGCCATGGTGGGCCTGGACGTGCCCATCGTGTCGGTGATCCACCAGTACCTCATCACCGAGCCCATGGCCGAGATGAAGGAACTGGGCGACTTCGACCCGCCGGTGATCCGCGACCCCCGAGCGTCGGCCTATTACCGGCGCGAGATCGACTCGCTGCTGGTCGGCCCCTACGAGCGGGAAAACGCCCAAACGTACGGGCTGGAGGGCATCGACTGGGACAAGCACTTCTACCTGACGCCGCCCGACCTCGACCAGCTCATGCCCTGGCTGATTGAAGCCGGCAAACGCATCCCCGCCTTTGCTGACGCAGGAATAAAAACCGTGGTCAGCGGGCCGATCACCCACACCCCCGACTCCGGCTACCTCATGGGGCCGGCCCCCGGGCTGCGGAACTACTGGCTGTGCGCAGGGGCGTCCATTGGCATCACCCAGGGTCCGGGCGCGGGCAAGTACTTGGCCCAGTGGATGGTGCACGGCCAGACCGAGATCAACGTGGCCGAGATGGACCCCCGTCGATTCGGCGACCACTGCGGCCCGACCGGCCGCTACGCCATCGAGAAGGCCATCGACGAATTCCACGAGATGTACGCCACCCGCCTGCCCGGCGAGCAGCGCTTCGCCGGCCGCCCCCAGAAGACCGATCCCATTTACGACCGGCTCGACGCTCGGCAGGCCCAGTGGATGGAGATCTTCGGCTGGGAGCGCCCGCAGTATTACGGAGAGCCTGAGGCCCACACCTTCCGCCACTCCAACGCCTTCGACATCGTGGGCGCCGAGTGCCGGGCCACCCGGGCGCGGGCTGGCATCGCCGATCTCACCGCCTTCTCCAAGTTCGAGGTGACCGGGGCCGACGCCGAGGCGCTTCTCGACCGCCTGACCGCCAATCGGATGCCGGCCAAAGACGGGGGGATGCGCCTCACCCACTTCCTGACCACCCTGGGCGGCATCGAGACCGAGATGACCATCACCCGGCTGGCTCCAGACCGGTTCTACCTGAACTCTGCCATTGTCGGGCAGTTCCATGATCGGGACTGGTTGACCCACCATGTTGCCGACGGCGAGGACGTGACCGTTCTCGACCGTACCGACGACATGGGCATCTTGGCCGTTTCCGGCCCCCTGTCCCGCAAAATCTTGGCCCCCCTCACTGATGCCGAGCTGGAGGCGCCCGGGTTCCGCTGGCTCACCGGCCAAGAGATCAATGTCGCCGGGGTGCCGTGTCTGGCCTTGCGGGTGTCGTATGTGGGCGAGCTGGGCTGGGAACTGCACCACTTCCAGGAGCACACTGCCGAGCTGTACGACGCCCTGGTGGAGTCGGGGGAGCCTCTCGGCATGGTCCACTACGGCGCCTACGCCATGAACACCATGCGCATCGAGAAGGCCTACAAGGCGATGGGCTTCGAGCTCACCACCGAGATCACTCCGGTGGAGGCCGACTTGGGCCGGTTCGTGGACTGGTCGGGCGAGTTCCAGGGCAAGGAGGCCTCCGAGGAACGGCTGGCTATGGGCGATGACATCGAGATGATCCTCGTGTACTGCGAGGTGGACACCACCGACAACGACTGCCGGGGCAACGAGCCGGTGTACGACGGCGACGAGCTCATCGGCCTAACCACATCGGGCACCTGGGGCCACACCACCGGGCGCGGCTTGGCCTTCGCCTACGTGAAGCCCCAGTACAAAGCACCGGGCACCCGCTTCGAGGTGCAGCTGATGAGCGACCGGCGACCGGCGATGGTGCTCGACGGCCCGGCCTACGACCCCGACAACGAGAAACCGAGAGCCTGA
- a CDS encoding trimethylamine methyltransferase family protein, whose amino-acid sequence MARRAGGRAARVAMREAPLAADAQAVWPGMPGGAFRPLSEGQCDDVFESALGLLADLGMGQATPEIIEAVTANGGRMDEHDRLRFPPDLVRRVVDGACKEFTLYGFDPDRGVEIGGNRVHFCTSGAAVMMLDHDTKRFRHSTLADLYDVARIVDTLDNIHVFVRTLVARDMETARELDINTAYAILAGTTKPLGTAMFHPDHVHECVDLFDMALGAEGEFARRPFSIANNTFVVPPLRFAEESALCLLEQARRGMPLNLLSAGQAGATSPAALAGSLVQALAECLAGLTAVNLVLPGHPCVLGMWPFVSDLRTGAMSGGSGEEAIINAAAAQVVNYLGLPSGVAAGMADSKLPDNQAGAEKANAITLAANAGANMINETAGMLASIMACSLEALVIDNDMLGSINRTVRGIEITPETLSAQVIADVVKGEGHFLGHSQTLSLMQTEYIYPLIGDRLSPDDWVDAGARLMDEVAHDYVTGVLSGPKPDHISVEADARIREAFPIHLAPIR is encoded by the coding sequence ATGGCGAGGCGAGCAGGAGGACGAGCGGCCCGAGTGGCCATGCGGGAGGCCCCGCTGGCCGCAGATGCCCAGGCGGTGTGGCCGGGGATGCCCGGCGGAGCCTTTCGGCCTCTGTCCGAAGGGCAGTGCGACGATGTATTCGAGTCGGCCCTCGGCCTGTTGGCCGATCTGGGTATGGGCCAGGCCACCCCGGAGATCATCGAGGCGGTGACGGCCAACGGCGGACGGATGGACGAGCACGACCGTCTGCGTTTCCCCCCCGACCTCGTCCGGCGAGTGGTAGACGGGGCGTGCAAGGAGTTCACGCTGTACGGGTTCGACCCCGACCGGGGGGTGGAGATCGGCGGAAACCGAGTCCACTTCTGCACCAGCGGGGCGGCGGTCATGATGCTCGATCACGACACCAAGCGCTTCCGCCATAGCACTCTGGCCGACCTCTACGACGTGGCCCGGATCGTCGACACCCTCGACAACATCCACGTGTTCGTGCGGACGCTGGTGGCCCGCGACATGGAAACCGCCCGGGAGTTGGACATCAACACCGCCTACGCCATTCTGGCCGGCACGACCAAGCCGCTGGGCACGGCCATGTTCCACCCCGACCATGTACACGAGTGCGTGGACCTATTCGACATGGCGTTGGGCGCCGAGGGGGAGTTCGCCCGCCGTCCCTTCAGCATCGCCAACAACACCTTCGTGGTGCCCCCGCTGCGCTTCGCCGAGGAGTCGGCGCTGTGCCTCCTTGAGCAAGCCCGCCGAGGCATGCCGCTCAACCTGCTTTCAGCCGGTCAGGCGGGGGCCACCTCACCGGCCGCGCTGGCCGGGTCGCTGGTGCAGGCCTTGGCCGAGTGCCTGGCCGGTTTGACCGCGGTGAACCTGGTGCTGCCCGGACATCCCTGCGTTTTGGGCATGTGGCCGTTCGTGTCCGACCTGCGAACCGGGGCGATGAGCGGGGGCAGCGGCGAAGAGGCGATCATCAACGCCGCCGCGGCCCAGGTGGTGAACTACTTGGGCTTGCCGTCGGGCGTGGCCGCAGGAATGGCCGACTCCAAGCTGCCCGACAACCAGGCCGGGGCCGAGAAAGCCAACGCCATCACCCTGGCCGCCAACGCCGGGGCAAACATGATCAACGAGACGGCCGGGATGCTGGCCAGCATCATGGCCTGCTCGCTGGAGGCTCTGGTGATTGACAACGACATGCTGGGCTCCATCAACCGCACGGTGCGGGGCATCGAGATCACCCCCGAGACGCTGTCGGCCCAGGTGATCGCCGACGTGGTGAAGGGTGAAGGGCACTTCCTCGGCCACTCCCAAACCCTCTCGCTCATGCAGACCGAGTACATATATCCCCTGATCGGAGACCGCCTCAGCCCCGACGACTGGGTGGACGCCGGTGCCCGTCTCATGGACGAGGTGGCCCACGACTACGTAACCGGAGTGCTCAGCGGCCCCAAGCCCGACCACATCTCCGTCGAAGCTGACGCCCGCATCCGAGAAGCCTTCCCCATCCACCTCGCCCCCATTCGCTGA
- a CDS encoding PIN domain-containing protein, whose product MTIFVDTSVWYAAADADDVSHKQATSLLERFDGRLLTSDHVLVETWLLTRRRLGSALAETLVNAIREGRSQVELTTLADLQVAAQIHEAFPDQGFSIVDRTSWVIMQRLGVHEALAFDRDYSIFRFGRDRRGSFTVHS is encoded by the coding sequence ATGACCATTTTCGTCGACACATCGGTTTGGTACGCCGCTGCCGACGCAGACGACGTCAGTCACAAACAGGCCACGTCTCTGTTGGAGAGATTCGACGGCCGACTGCTAACCAGCGATCACGTTTTGGTTGAGACTTGGCTCCTTACCCGTAGGCGTCTGGGAAGCGCACTTGCCGAAACACTGGTGAATGCCATCCGCGAGGGACGTTCCCAAGTGGAGCTGACCACGCTCGCCGACCTCCAAGTCGCCGCCCAGATCCACGAGGCGTTCCCGGACCAGGGCTTCTCAATCGTCGACCGCACAAGCTGGGTGATCATGCAGCGCCTCGGCGTGCATGAGGCGCTCGCCTTCGACCGGGACTACTCGATATTCCGATTCGGCCGCGACCGGCGCGGAAGCTTCACGGTCCACAGTTAG
- a CDS encoding FAD-dependent oxidoreductase, producing MAELGDRAQVVIVGGGIVGCSIAYHLTRRGVTDVLLIEQGQLTSGTTWHAAGLVSQLKSSHSLTRLATYSAQLFEELEVETGQATGYRAPGSISVAADEERWEELLRGMSMARTVGVDIRQIDLDEALELCPLLNIDDLVGALFIPRDGVTSPVDTTMALAKGARAAGARIVQGTAVTGVVVEDGRAVGVDTEAGRVEAETVVLAAGIWTRQLAATAGVSVPVQACEHFYIVTEPVDGAYPNMPTVRDPSNYTYFKEETGKLMAGFFEPRGKVWNLDGIPRDLQFKTLPEDWEHVGPIFERAIHRMPVLGEAGLQLFFNGPEAFTPDGVYYLGESPEVDRCFVAAGFNSVGIQSAGGVGWVLADWIVDDHPPMDLSMVDIRRSFGFQCEPAYLDARIPESLGLLYAMHWPFRQYETARNIRRSPLHERIDAAGAVFGEVGGWERPNWYAAPGQEREYRYSWGPQNWFEASGDECEAVRNAVGLFDQTSFAKFTVEGPDAMALLNWVCANEVDVPVGRAVYTQWLNDCGGIEADLTVTRRGENSYWVVTSAATATRDWAWLRRAARGRDVVIEDVTDHYAVLGVMGPNSRAALSQLCDADLGNDGFPFGTAQDLCVAGVEALALRMTYVGELGWELYVPNEHAVALHDAVVDAGSPLGLRHAGYHAMNTLRMEAAYCHWGHDITDEDTPLEAGLGFAVAWDKAGGFRGRDALAAQREGPRTKRLIKFRLEDPDWLLYHDEPIYCDGQLVGRTSSGMWSYTEKRALALGYVECVDGVTKDWVEAGRFEIEVAGVPIAATASIRSFYDPRKERVRL from the coding sequence ATGGCTGAGCTTGGCGACCGGGCTCAGGTAGTCATTGTTGGCGGCGGGATCGTCGGCTGTTCCATCGCGTACCACCTCACCCGCCGCGGGGTTACCGATGTGCTGCTCATCGAGCAGGGACAACTCACCAGCGGCACCACCTGGCACGCCGCGGGGCTGGTGAGCCAGCTCAAGTCGAGCCACAGCCTCACCCGGTTGGCCACCTACTCGGCCCAGCTGTTCGAAGAGCTCGAGGTCGAAACCGGCCAGGCCACCGGCTATCGAGCGCCGGGTTCCATTTCGGTGGCCGCCGATGAGGAGCGGTGGGAGGAGCTGCTGCGGGGCATGTCCATGGCCCGGACCGTGGGAGTGGACATCCGTCAGATCGACCTTGACGAAGCCCTCGAGCTGTGCCCGCTGCTCAACATCGACGACCTGGTGGGTGCGCTGTTCATTCCCCGAGACGGGGTTACCTCTCCGGTGGACACCACCATGGCGCTGGCCAAGGGGGCTCGGGCCGCAGGCGCCCGGATCGTCCAGGGCACCGCGGTGACCGGGGTGGTGGTGGAAGACGGCCGGGCGGTAGGGGTGGACACTGAGGCGGGTCGGGTAGAGGCCGAGACCGTGGTGTTGGCCGCCGGGATTTGGACCCGCCAGCTGGCTGCCACCGCCGGGGTGAGCGTGCCGGTGCAGGCCTGCGAGCACTTCTACATCGTCACCGAACCAGTCGATGGTGCGTATCCCAATATGCCCACGGTGCGCGACCCGTCCAACTACACCTACTTCAAAGAGGAGACCGGCAAGCTGATGGCCGGCTTCTTCGAGCCCCGGGGCAAGGTCTGGAACCTCGACGGCATCCCCCGCGACCTCCAGTTCAAGACCCTGCCCGAGGACTGGGAACACGTCGGGCCGATCTTCGAGCGGGCCATCCATCGCATGCCCGTACTGGGGGAGGCCGGCCTTCAACTCTTCTTCAACGGCCCCGAGGCCTTCACCCCCGACGGGGTGTACTACCTGGGCGAATCCCCCGAGGTGGACCGCTGCTTTGTGGCCGCCGGGTTCAACTCGGTGGGCATTCAGTCGGCTGGCGGGGTGGGCTGGGTGCTGGCCGACTGGATCGTCGACGACCACCCGCCCATGGACTTGTCGATGGTGGACATCCGCCGCTCATTCGGGTTCCAGTGCGAGCCCGCCTATCTCGATGCCCGCATCCCTGAGAGCCTGGGGCTGTTGTATGCCATGCACTGGCCGTTCCGCCAGTACGAGACCGCTCGGAACATCCGCCGGTCGCCGCTGCACGAGCGCATCGACGCAGCCGGAGCGGTGTTCGGCGAGGTCGGGGGGTGGGAGCGGCCCAACTGGTACGCCGCTCCCGGCCAAGAGCGGGAATACCGCTACAGCTGGGGGCCGCAGAACTGGTTCGAGGCCAGCGGAGACGAATGTGAAGCGGTCCGCAACGCGGTGGGCTTGTTCGACCAGACTTCGTTCGCCAAGTTCACCGTGGAAGGCCCTGATGCCATGGCCCTGCTCAACTGGGTGTGCGCCAACGAGGTGGACGTGCCAGTGGGGCGGGCGGTGTATACCCAGTGGCTCAACGACTGCGGCGGTATCGAAGCCGACCTCACCGTGACCCGCCGGGGGGAGAACTCCTATTGGGTGGTCACCTCGGCGGCTACCGCCACCCGCGATTGGGCTTGGCTGCGGCGGGCGGCTCGGGGCCGAGATGTGGTCATCGAAGACGTCACCGACCACTACGCCGTGCTGGGCGTGATGGGACCTAACTCCCGGGCCGCGCTGAGCCAGCTTTGCGACGCCGATCTCGGCAACGACGGCTTCCCGTTCGGCACCGCCCAGGATCTGTGCGTTGCCGGAGTGGAGGCTTTGGCGCTGCGCATGACCTATGTGGGCGAGCTGGGCTGGGAGCTCTATGTGCCTAACGAACACGCAGTCGCTCTGCACGATGCGGTGGTGGACGCGGGATCGCCATTGGGATTGCGCCACGCTGGCTACCACGCCATGAACACGCTGCGCATGGAGGCGGCCTACTGCCACTGGGGCCATGACATCACCGATGAGGACACCCCGTTGGAGGCCGGGCTGGGGTTTGCGGTGGCTTGGGACAAGGCCGGCGGTTTCCGGGGCCGCGACGCGCTGGCCGCCCAGCGGGAGGGGCCCCGCACCAAGCGGCTCATCAAGTTCCGGCTGGAGGACCCTGATTGGCTCTTGTACCACGATGAGCCCATCTACTGCGATGGCCAGTTGGTGGGCCGCACCAGCAGCGGGATGTGGAGCTACACCGAGAAACGGGCGCTGGCCCTGGGCTATGTGGAATGCGTCGATGGCGTCACCAAGGACTGGGTGGAGGCCGGGCGCTTCGAGATCGAGGTGGCCGGGGTGCCCATCGCCGCCACCGCATCCATACGTTCGTTCTACGATCCCCGCAAAGAGCGGGTTCGACTCTAA
- a CDS encoding GMC oxidoreductase yields MDQETLAWLTDPDSGCWEELGYQRFPLGEPELVDTVPPVVDWDEVRDRYDAVVIGSGAGGGVAAHVLAAAGCSVLVVERGRALKSTEIGWDPVRNHRTAVFGFGEGVTPVGNPRAVKDGNGEQAVEPHDFRYHNNAVVLGGGPRLYGCQGWRFAPETFRMASEYGVPDGSALADWPITYVLAHGHVDTDEPLSDGIGPGLAMATREHCHHNDGIVGGGMIADEYAVSPVQHWVMGSWFRPQHQRAAEAAGEIDEYGRPTGASARQALRDTYRRTIMIMGPIQEIPTRSAGLDLSAEVRDRWGLPVARFFGVQHEEDLHTAEFLGDRAKEWIAATGARDITGGSMGFQILSGGQHQAGTARMAETPAAGAVDPQGKVWGCERTYVADSSLHVTNGGVNPVLSIMANSWRVADLLSR; encoded by the coding sequence ATGGACCAAGAGACACTGGCTTGGCTGACCGATCCCGACTCGGGGTGTTGGGAGGAGTTGGGTTACCAGCGATTCCCCCTGGGCGAGCCGGAATTGGTTGACACCGTGCCGCCGGTGGTCGATTGGGACGAGGTTCGGGATCGCTACGACGCGGTGGTGATCGGCAGCGGGGCAGGGGGCGGTGTGGCCGCTCACGTTCTGGCCGCAGCGGGCTGCTCGGTGCTGGTGGTGGAGCGGGGCCGCGCCCTCAAATCCACCGAAATCGGCTGGGACCCGGTGCGCAACCACCGCACCGCCGTCTTCGGGTTCGGCGAGGGGGTAACCCCGGTCGGAAACCCCCGGGCCGTAAAGGATGGGAATGGCGAACAGGCCGTCGAGCCCCACGATTTCCGCTACCACAACAACGCCGTTGTGCTGGGGGGCGGCCCCCGGCTGTACGGCTGCCAAGGATGGCGGTTCGCGCCGGAGACGTTTCGCATGGCCAGCGAGTACGGCGTACCCGACGGCTCGGCCTTGGCCGACTGGCCCATCACCTACGTGTTGGCCCACGGGCACGTCGACACCGACGAGCCGCTCAGCGATGGCATCGGCCCCGGCCTGGCCATGGCCACCCGAGAGCACTGCCACCACAACGACGGGATCGTCGGCGGCGGCATGATCGCCGACGAATATGCGGTGTCGCCGGTGCAGCACTGGGTGATGGGGTCGTGGTTCCGGCCCCAGCACCAAAGGGCCGCTGAGGCTGCGGGCGAGATCGACGAGTATGGGCGCCCGACGGGAGCGTCAGCTCGGCAGGCCCTGCGGGACACCTACCGGCGCACGATCATGATCATGGGCCCGATCCAGGAGATCCCCACCCGATCGGCCGGGCTCGACCTGTCGGCGGAAGTGCGGGATCGCTGGGGCCTGCCGGTGGCCCGCTTCTTCGGCGTGCAGCACGAAGAGGACCTGCACACCGCGGAGTTCCTGGGCGACCGGGCCAAGGAGTGGATTGCCGCCACCGGAGCCCGGGACATAACCGGGGGTTCGATGGGGTTCCAAATCCTGTCCGGCGGCCAGCACCAAGCCGGCACCGCCCGCATGGCCGAAACTCCGGCAGCCGGCGCCGTCGATCCCCAGGGGAAGGTGTGGGGCTGTGAGCGGACCTATGTGGCCGACTCCTCGCTCCATGTCACCAACGGCGGCGTCAATCCCGTGCTGTCCATCATGGCCAACTCCTGGCGAGTAGCCGACCTGCTCTCCCGCTGA